A genomic window from Actinomycetota bacterium includes:
- a CDS encoding N-acetylornithine carbamoyltransferase: protein MRENFKGRDFITLLDYTKEEIETILDVAQDLKRKRANGEPHLLLAGKTLFMIFYNQSLRTRNSFEAGMTQLGGHAHFLDPQDIYAPALEGDEKAYSTERVSDVARVLARMGDGISIRIYGDPVGWIYGKANYLVNNFAHWADIPIINMECDKYHPCQAMADILTVKEKFGGFSGVKFVMSWAYSPSVHKPLSVPQSAIIAATMMGMDVILAHPKGLELDSDVIKASEEYTKRYGGSFSISNDMKEAFEGAHVVYPKSWTSKHNIPPESEKPEMEKTKELFDKNKDWICDEEKMKLAHKNAVYMHCLPCDRGFEVTNEVIDGPQSVVFDEAENRLHVQKAVMSLIM, encoded by the coding sequence ATGAGAGAAAATTTTAAGGGAAGGGATTTTATTACCCTGCTTGATTATACAAAGGAGGAAATAGAGACTATATTAGATGTAGCTCAGGATTTGAAGAGAAAAAGAGCAAATGGCGAGCCACATCTACTACTTGCAGGGAAAACTCTATTTATGATTTTCTACAATCAATCACTTAGAACAAGAAATTCTTTTGAAGCTGGAATGACACAACTTGGAGGACATGCTCACTTTCTTGATCCACAAGATATTTATGCTCCAGCACTGGAAGGTGATGAAAAGGCCTATTCTACAGAGAGAGTTTCTGATGTTGCAAGAGTATTAGCAAGGATGGGCGATGGAATTTCTATAAGAATTTATGGAGATCCAGTAGGATGGATTTATGGAAAAGCAAACTATCTGGTAAATAATTTTGCTCACTGGGCAGATATACCTATTATAAATATGGAATGTGATAAATATCACCCTTGTCAAGCTATGGCTGATATATTAACAGTAAAGGAGAAGTTTGGAGGATTTTCAGGTGTGAAATTTGTAATGAGCTGGGCATATTCTCCATCAGTTCACAAACCACTCTCAGTTCCACAAAGTGCTATTATAGCTGCAACAATGATGGGAATGGATGTAATATTAGCCCATCCAAAAGGACTTGAGCTTGACTCAGATGTAATAAAAGCTTCAGAAGAGTATACTAAAAGATATGGTGGTTCATTTTCAATTTCAAATGATATGAAGGAAGCTTTTGAGGGAGCTCATGTTGTGTATCCAAAGAGCTGGACTTCAAAACATAATATCCCCCCAGAATCAGAGAAGCCAGAGATGGAGAAGACAAAAGAACTATTTGATAAAAATAAAGATTGGATTTGTGATGAAGAGAAGATGAAACTGGCTCATAAGAATGCAGTTTATATGCATTGTTTACCATGTGACAGAGGATTTGAAGTAACTAATGAAGTAATTGATGGTCCCCAATCAGTAGTATTTGATGAAGCTGAAAATAGACTTCATGTACAAAAAGCAGTAATGTCACTCATTATGTAA
- a CDS encoding ornithine carbamoyltransferase has product MSLYGKDLITICDWKKDELDKVLNLAKDIKKNRFSPKYINLLNGKTFLMVFYNPSLRTRISFEAAMTELGGHSQFLEPGKMRVKLKGIEGETVKDSASVMARYAHGIGIRILEDAVEKYGDGDLLLREYAKYSDVPIINMADDVYHPCQALADIMGVSEHLGDVKGKKLIMMWGYSPKMRSWCSIQSNLLISSRFGMNVTLAHPQGFDLDPNIITTCKKYALESGGSFEITHNLEEAFKGADVVYSRNWMSSKRYEIGDEAEKASYEKYKDWRCTKEFMKLTNDAYFIHPMPVDRGNEVDDEVVDSPRSIIYDIAENRLHVQKAVMILTMSK; this is encoded by the coding sequence ATGAGTTTGTATGGGAAGGATCTAATAACTATTTGTGATTGGAAAAAGGATGAATTGGATAAAGTCTTGAATTTAGCAAAAGATATAAAGAAGAATAGATTTTCTCCTAAATATATAAATCTACTTAATGGTAAAACATTTCTTATGGTTTTTTATAATCCATCACTAAGAACACGCATATCATTTGAAGCAGCAATGACAGAGTTAGGAGGTCACTCTCAATTTTTAGAACCTGGCAAAATGAGAGTTAAGCTTAAAGGGATAGAGGGAGAGACAGTAAAGGACTCTGCAAGTGTTATGGCGAGGTATGCTCATGGAATTGGAATAAGAATTTTAGAGGATGCAGTAGAAAAATATGGTGATGGAGATTTACTGCTTAGAGAATATGCAAAGTATTCAGATGTTCCAATAATTAATATGGCTGATGATGTATACCATCCGTGTCAAGCTCTTGCTGATATTATGGGCGTATCTGAACATTTAGGAGATGTTAAAGGAAAAAAATTAATTATGATGTGGGGGTATTCACCAAAGATGCGCTCATGGTGTTCAATTCAAAGTAATTTGCTAATAAGCAGCAGATTTGGTATGAATGTTACTCTGGCCCATCCACAAGGATTTGATTTAGACCCTAATATAATTACAACTTGTAAGAAATATGCATTAGAATCAGGAGGTTCTTTTGAAATCACACATAATTTAGAAGAGGCTTTTAAAGGTGCAGATGTTGTGTATAGCAGAAACTGGATGAGTTCAAAAAGATATGAGATAGGGGATGAAGCAGAAAAAGCTTCTTATGAAAAATATAAAGATTGGAGATGTACAAAAGAGTTTATGAAACTAACAAACGATGCATATTTTATCCATCCAATGCCAGTTGATAGGGGAAATGAAGTAGATGATGAGGTTGTGGATTCTCCAAGGTCAATAATTTATGATATAGCAGAAAATAGATTACATGTTCAAAAAGCGGTTATGATATTAACAATGTCAAAATAA
- a CDS encoding tRNA uridine(34) 5-carboxymethylaminomethyl modification radical SAM/GNAT enzyme Elp3: MALIKTEELIIKRAYEKNAFTPKSFFKVKMEVLGELREPIPKKSELLAAYRNLVKKGEVEKNERLEKLLRLHKIRTLSGVAIVAILTRPTYCPGECVYCPTEYEMPKSYLSEEPAVMRAIRSDFDPERQVSLRLEALEKTGHFTDKIEIIILGGTFTAFKEDYQKKFIWQTFDALNKVASKNIENAMRLNETTKHRCVGLTIETRPDLLDENEVIRLRNLGVTRVEIGVQSVYDDILNLVKRGHTQKEIINATKLLKDAGIKVNYHIMPNLPGSDIKKDIEMFKILFENPGYKPDQLKIYPCVVVRESELYNWWKDKKFIPYKRDELISLLMEVKKNIPKYVRISRLFRDIPSTRIEAGVKSTNLRQMVKAEMLKRKLSCSCIRCREVREKLVEEEFKKPVLFRQDYNASEGKEIFLSFEDKKREKLFAFIRLRIPSYFLKGETHYISELEDTAIIREIHTYGEVVPIGKRGVGVQHRGLGKRLMKEAEKIANDEFGVKKIAVTSGVGVRPYYRKLGYNLVGTYMVKSF; this comes from the coding sequence TTGGCTTTAATTAAAACTGAGGAATTAATAATTAAAAGAGCATATGAAAAAAATGCATTCACTCCTAAATCCTTCTTTAAGGTGAAGATGGAAGTTTTAGGTGAGTTAAGAGAACCAATTCCAAAAAAATCTGAGCTTTTAGCTGCTTATAGAAATTTAGTAAAAAAGGGTGAAGTTGAAAAGAATGAGAGATTAGAAAAGCTGCTCAGATTACATAAAATAAGAACTTTATCTGGTGTAGCAATTGTTGCAATTTTAACAAGACCTACATATTGCCCTGGTGAGTGCGTTTACTGTCCTACTGAATATGAGATGCCTAAAAGCTATTTATCAGAGGAGCCAGCAGTAATGAGAGCGATTAGGTCAGATTTTGATCCAGAAAGACAGGTTAGTCTCAGACTTGAAGCTTTAGAAAAAACAGGTCACTTTACAGATAAAATTGAGATAATAATTTTAGGTGGTACATTTACAGCATTTAAAGAAGATTATCAAAAAAAATTTATATGGCAAACATTTGATGCATTAAATAAAGTTGCTTCAAAAAATATAGAGAACGCCATGAGGTTAAATGAAACTACGAAACATAGATGTGTTGGTTTAACTATTGAGACAAGACCGGATCTATTGGATGAAAATGAAGTTATAAGATTAAGAAATTTAGGAGTAACAAGAGTAGAGATAGGTGTACAAAGTGTCTATGATGATATATTGAACTTAGTAAAGAGAGGACATACTCAAAAAGAGATTATAAATGCTACTAAACTTCTAAAAGATGCAGGTATAAAAGTTAATTACCATATAATGCCAAATCTTCCGGGCTCAGATATTAAAAAAGACATAGAGATGTTTAAAATTCTATTTGAAAATCCAGGATATAAACCTGATCAATTAAAAATATATCCTTGTGTAGTGGTTAGAGAAAGTGAATTATATAACTGGTGGAAGGATAAGAAATTTATCCCATACAAAAGAGACGAACTAATATCACTCCTTATGGAAGTAAAGAAGAATATACCTAAATATGTAAGAATATCAAGATTATTCAGGGATATACCATCAACTAGAATAGAGGCTGGTGTAAAATCAACAAACCTTCGTCAGATGGTTAAAGCTGAAATGTTAAAAAGAAAATTATCCTGTTCATGTATTAGATGTCGTGAAGTAAGAGAGAAATTGGTTGAAGAGGAATTTAAAAAACCAGTTCTTTTCAGACAAGACTATAATGCCTCTGAAGGTAAAGAGATATTTTTAAGTTTTGAGGATAAAAAAAGAGAGAAATTATTTGCATTTATTAGATTAAGAATACCCTCCTACTTTTTAAAAGGGGAAACCCACTACATCAGTGAGTTAGAAGATACAGCTATAATCAGGGAGATTCATACATATGGCGAAGTTGTTCCTATAGGAAAAAGAGGGGTTGGAGTTCAACATAGGGGATTAGGTAAAAGATTGATGAAAGAAGCAGAAAAAATTGCTAATGATGAATTTGGTGTTAAAAAAATAGCAGTCACATCAGGAGTTGGAGTTCGCCCCTACTATCGTAAATTAGGCTACAACCTTGTTGGCACCTATATGGTTAAATCATTTTAA
- the arcC gene encoding carbamate kinase has protein sequence MSKVAVIAIGGNSLIKDKDHQTVPDQFETTRQTCVHIAGMIEKGWDVVITHGNGPQVGFILLRSELASNVLHTVPLDSCGADTQGAIGYMIQQSLYNEFKKRKIDKQATTVVTQVVVDKNDIAFKNPTKPIGPFYNEKKAKEYSNERNWSIMEDAGRGWRRVVPSPIPLEIVERDAIKSLINKGFVAIAVGGGGIPVVKDKNGNLYGVEAVIDKDYASGLLANSINADLFLISTAVEKVTLNFGKPDQKDLDTMTLSEAEKYYNEGHFPQGSMGPKIKAVIDFIKKGGKEAIITTPECIELALEGKTGTKIIKN, from the coding sequence ATGAGTAAAGTAGCAGTGATAGCAATTGGTGGTAATTCTTTAATAAAAGATAAAGATCATCAAACTGTCCCAGATCAATTTGAAACTACAAGACAGACATGTGTCCACATAGCAGGAATGATTGAGAAAGGGTGGGATGTAGTAATAACTCATGGGAATGGTCCACAGGTTGGATTTATCCTTTTAAGATCAGAACTTGCAAGCAATGTTCTTCATACAGTTCCACTGGATTCATGTGGGGCAGATACTCAAGGTGCAATTGGATATATGATTCAACAATCTCTTTATAATGAGTTTAAGAAAAGAAAAATAGATAAACAGGCAACTACAGTTGTAACCCAAGTAGTAGTTGATAAGAATGATATAGCTTTTAAAAATCCTACAAAACCGATTGGTCCATTTTATAATGAAAAGAAAGCAAAAGAATATAGCAATGAGAGAAACTGGAGCATAATGGAAGATGCAGGAAGAGGATGGAGGAGAGTAGTTCCTTCACCAATTCCTCTGGAAATAGTGGAAAGAGATGCAATAAAAAGTTTGATAAATAAAGGTTTTGTAGCAATCGCTGTTGGCGGAGGAGGAATCCCTGTGGTGAAAGATAAAAATGGAAATTTATACGGAGTTGAAGCAGTTATTGACAAAGATTATGCATCAGGTCTTCTTGCAAACAGTATTAATGCTGACTTATTTTTGATATCTACAGCAGTAGAGAAAGTTACATTAAATTTTGGAAAGCCAGATCAGAAAGATTTAGATACTATGACTCTATCTGAAGCTGAAAAATATTATAATGAAGGTCATTTTCCACAAGGAAGTATGGGTCCTAAAATAAAAGCAGTAATAGATTTTATAAAAAAGGGTGGAAAAGAAGCAATAATAACAACTCCTGAATGTATAGAATTAGCACTTGAAGGTAAAACGGGTACGAAAATTATTAAAAATTAA
- a CDS encoding methyltransferase domain-containing protein: MKDKYARYLLKKTKRDYEEIAEHFSETRVKLWKDIIFLADFVKDGDKILDLGCGNGRLFELFRDKKIDYIGIDLSKKLIEIARDKYKNYPNVKFLVRDALDTGFDENSFDLVYSIALLHQIPSKKYRLQSLNEVNRILKSEGFLILTVWNLWQKKYIKYVLRTFILKLKIPFLTKLDFKDTFIPWKKRNGTTINRYFHAFTINELKGLIKKAGFKIIDIGFTKRDKKQPNIFIIAQKVS; this comes from the coding sequence ATGAAAGATAAATATGCAAGATATTTACTTAAAAAGACAAAAAGAGATTATGAGGAAATAGCTGAGCACTTTTCAGAAACAAGGGTAAAGCTCTGGAAAGATATCATCTTTTTAGCAGATTTTGTAAAAGATGGAGACAAAATACTGGATTTAGGTTGTGGAAATGGAAGACTTTTTGAACTTTTCAGAGATAAGAAAATAGATTATATTGGGATTGATTTATCTAAAAAATTAATAGAAATTGCAAGAGATAAATATAAAAATTATCCTAATGTAAAATTCTTGGTTAGAGATGCTTTAGACACTGGATTTGATGAAAATAGCTTTGATCTTGTGTATTCTATAGCATTATTACATCAGATACCTTCAAAAAAATATCGCCTTCAATCTTTAAATGAAGTAAATAGAATTTTAAAAAGTGAAGGGTTTTTAATTTTAACTGTATGGAATCTCTGGCAAAAAAAATATATTAAATATGTTTTAAGAACATTTATTTTGAAATTAAAAATTCCCTTTTTAACTAAACTGGATTTTAAAGATACTTTCATTCCATGGAAAAAAAGAAATGGTACAACAATTAATCGCTATTTCCATGCTTTTACAATTAATGAATTAAAAGGACTTATAAAAAAGGCTGGATTTAAAATAATTGATATTGGATTCACCAAAAGAGATAAAAAACAGCCTAATATCTTTATAATAGCTCAGAAAGTTAGTTAA